The following proteins are co-located in the Enoplosus armatus isolate fEnoArm2 chromosome 10, fEnoArm2.hap1, whole genome shotgun sequence genome:
- the mars2 gene encoding methionine--tRNA ligase, mitochondrial, protein MRTPLLFVTRSYKAVHRLQQSPFFSPVSALSRHQRIAVLRYTSTHFCKDDRSYYITTPIFYVNASPHLGHLYSAVIADCLHRYKLLQGYNSKFATGTDEHGLKIQQAAEAAGKDPLTFCTDVSERYKHLFSSCSISYTDYIRTTEQRHRQAVKHFWSVLWNKGLIYKGSYEGWYSTQDESFLTPSQVGDALDSSGKEVKVSLESGHKVEWMKEENYMFRLSAFRSQLLDWLKGNPRAVQPERFYQAVLQWLQEDLPDLSVSRQRSRLQWGIPVLDDAEQTIYVWLDALVNYLTVAGYPDKHDQWWNVAHHVIGKDILKFHAIYWPSFLLGAGLPLPQTIHVHSHWTVGGKKMSKSLGNVVDPLERSRMFTTDGMRYFLLRQGVPDSDCDYTDDKVIKLLNAELADSLGGLLNRCTAPALNPAQVYPSFCPESFPSEKGGRAVVEDYHMLDSVKNLPAVVEQQYESMHVYKALEAISACVRQTNGFVQRHAPWKLNRMDSEDRRWLDTIIHVSLECLRIYGTLLQPIVPEISNKLLSRLGVQPGERSWAAVNFLPRYRGMDSPFEGRALGSDSGVLFSRLESQNVDKEKPKKTKKAAKLK, encoded by the exons ATGAGGACCCCTTTGCTGTTTGTCACCAGAAGCTATAAGGCTGTCCACAGACTGCAACAAAGCCCGTTTTTCTCGCCAGTTTCAGCTCTATCGAGACATCAGAGGATCGCCGTGTTGAGATACACGAGCACCCATTTCTGCAAAGACGACAGGAGTTACTACATAACCACTCCCATCTTCTATGTCAATGCCTCTCCTCATTTAGGACACTTGTATTCAGCTGTCATAGCTGACTGCTTACACAGGTATAAGCTACTTCAGGGCTACAACTCAAAGTTTGCAACAG GCACAGACGAACATGGCTTGAAAATCCAACAAGCAGCTGAAGCTGCAGGGAAAGATCCCCTAACCTTCTGCACTGATGTGTCAGAGAGATACAAACAtctcttcagcagctgcagcataTCGTACACAGACTACATAAGAACCACTGAGCAGAGACACCGTCAGGCTGTGAAGCATTTCTGGTCAGTGCTCTGGAACAAAGGGCTCATCTACAAGGGGAGTTATGAAGGCTGGTACTCCACCCAAGATGAAAGCTTCCTCACGCCGTCGCAGGTGGGCGACGCTTTGGACTCATCAGGGAAGGAGGTCAAAGTATCGCTGGAGAGTGGCCACAAG GTGGAGTGGATGAAAGAGGAGAATTACATGTTCCGTCTGTCTGCATTTCGGTCTCAGCTGCTCGACTGGCTCAAAGGAAATCCCCGGGCTGTACAGCCTGAGCGTTTCTACCAGGCTGTTCTCCAGTGGCTGCAGGAGGACCTCCCTGACCTCTCAGTCTCCCGTCAGAGAAGCCGCCTTCAGTGGGGCATCCCAGTCCTGGATGACGCTGAACAAACCATCTACGTGTGGCTAGATGCTCTGGTGAATTACCTCACAGTAGCTGGCTATCCAGATAAACACGACCAATGGTGGAACGTGGCCCACCACGTTATCGGAAAGGACATCTTAAAATTTCATGCAATCTACTGGCCGTCTTTTCTTCTCGGGGCTGGACTGCCGCTGCCACAGACAATACATGTGCACTCTCACTGGACAGTAGGAGGAAAGAAGATGTCTAAAAGTTTGGGTAATGTGGTGGATCCTCTTGAACGCTCGCGGATGTTCACAACTGATGGTATGCGCTACTTTCTTCTGCGTCAAGGTGTGCCAGACTCCGACTGCGATTACACAGACGACAAAGTTATCAAGCTGCTCAACGCAGAGCTCGCTGACTCTCTGGGTGGTCTGCTCAACCGCTGCACAGCTCCAGCTCTTAACCCAGCTCAAGTCTACCCCTCGTTCTGCCCTGAGTCCTTCCCAAGTGAGAAGGGAGGCAGAGCTGTGGTTGAAGACTACCACATGTTGGATTCTGTGAAGAATCTTCCTGCTGTGGTGGAGCAGCAGTATGAGAGCATGCATGTATACAAAGCTCTGGAGGCCATCAGCGCCTGTGTGAGGCAGACTAACGGGTTTGTTCAGCGCCATGCACCTTGGAAGCTGAATAGGATGGACAGTGAAGACCGGCGCTGGCTAGACACCATTATCCATGTCTCCCTTGAATGCCTGAGAATTTATGGCACACTCCTCCAGCCAATAGTACCAGAGATTTCTAACAAGCTGCTGTCCAGACTCGGGGTGCAACCAGGCGAGAGGAGCTGGGCGGCTGTGAACTTCCTGCCAAGGTATCGGGGAATGGACAGTCCCTTTGAAGGGAGAGCGCTAGGATCTGACTCTGGAGTGCTTTTTAGTCGCTTGGAAAGTCAGAATGTAGATAaagaaaaacctaaaaaaacaaaaaaggcagcAAAATTGAAATGA
- the LOC139291159 gene encoding magnesium transporter NIPA2, which produces MEVNRLDFYIGLSLAVSSSAFIGASFILKKKGLLRLASKGSMRAGQGGYAYLKEWLWWAGLISMGAGEAANFAAYAFAPATLVTPLGALSVLVSAVLSSYFLNERLNVHGKIGCLLCVLGSTVMVIHAPQEEEVASLSAMAEKLRDPGFIVFAVCVVGSSLVLIFAVAPRFGQKSVMVYILICSVIGSLSVSCVKGLGIGIKELFAGTAVLKEPLFWSLVICLVICVSVQISYLNKALDIFNTSIVTPIYYVFFTTSVMACSAILFKEWLSMTTDGVVGTISGFLTIILGIFLLHAFKDITFSWDSLPLYLRKGPQGFPWRHQPYVALPSHDTQAEDEMKLSREGGSKGGWGTHQRVP; this is translated from the exons ATGGAAGTGAACCGTTTGGACTTCTACATCGGTCTCTCACTGGCTGTGAGCTCCAGTGCTTTTATCGGTGCAAGTTTCATCCTGAAGAAGAAAGGCCTGCTGCGATTGGCCAGCAAGGGTTCAATGCGAGCAG GTCAAGGGGGGTATGCTTACCTAAAGGAATGGCTGTGGTGGGCAGGACTGATTTCAA TGGGAGCTGGAGAGGCCGCTAACTTCGCTGCATATGCATTTGCGCCGGCCACACTGGTGACTCCCCTTGGAGCATTGAGTGTACTTGTAAG tgCCGTGCTCTCCTCCTACTTTCTGAATGAGAGGCTGAATGTGCATGGGAAGATTGGTTGTTTGCTGTGCGTCCTGGGCTCCACAGTGATGGTGATCCATGCCCCGCAGGAAGAGGAGGTTGCTTCCCTCAGTGCCATGGCTGAGAAGCTCAGAGACCCAG gtttcattgtgtttgctgtgtgcgTTGTGGGAAGCAGCCTGGTTCTTATCTTTGCTGTGGCTCCACGTTTTGGACAGAAGAGTGTGATGGTCTACATCCTGatctgctctgtgattggctccctctctgtgtcttgtgTCAAGGGCCTGGGCATTGGTATTAAGGAGCTGTTTGCTGGGACAGCAGTGCTGAAGGAGCCCCTGTTCTGGTCCTTAGTCATCTGCCTGGTAATCTGTGTCAGCGTTCAAATCAGTTACCTGAACAAAGCCCTCGACATCTTTAACACCTCCATAGTCACTCCCATCTACTACGTCTTCTTCACCACCTCTGTCATGGCCTGCTCAGCCATCCTCTTCAAGGAATGGTTGAGTATGACCACTGACGGAGTAGTGGGAACGATTAGCGGGTTCCTCACCATCATTTTGGGGATCTTCCTCCTCCATGCCTTCAAGGACATTACATTTAGCTGGGATTCCCTCCCACTCTACCTGAGGAAGGGTCCTCAGGGCTTTCCATGGAGGCACCAGCCTTACGTGGCTCTTCCCAGCCATGACACGCAAGCAGAGGATGAGATGAAGCTGTCCAGAGAAGGAGGCTCAAAAGGGGGGTGGGGTACACACCAGAGAGTTCCTTAA
- the btk gene encoding tyrosine-protein kinase BTK: MSENILEEIFIKRSQQKKKTSPLNYKERWFVLTQDKVAYYDFDLDKGKRKGLRGSVDLEKIKCVETVQPEPNAPQERMYAFQIVYDEGPLYIFAKTEDVRAQWIKKLKEMVRFNKDLMQKYHPCSWMDGVWLCCQQEVKQAMGCKVLDSKNGFTSKPSRRRGSRKPLPPTPTEEKPGRPLPPQPPEPPAPSVGMTVIAEYSYTPMTPQDLELRKDEEYTILEMSDSNWWRATDKYGKEGYIPSNYVVEAENGLERFDWYCKNMNRSQAEKLLRTENKDGGFLVRDSSKAGKYTVSLFSKGGGETGGSCRHYNICTAPQGQFYLAEKHNFNSIPELINYHQHNAAGMVSRLKYIVTNRARPPSTAGLGYGVWEIDPRYLTFIKELGTGQFGVVKYGKWQGQHDVAIKMIKEGSMSEDDFIEEAKIMMKLRHENLVQLYGVCTKQRPIYIVTEFLSNGCLLTYLREGLKQHPTAVQLLEMCKDVSEGMAYLESKQYIHRDLAARNCLVDGNGTVKVTDFGLSRYVLDDEYTSSAGSKFPVRWSPPEVLLYCKFSSKSDIWAYGVLMWEVYTLGRLPYERLNNTEIVDQVSRGLRLFRPQLANEKVYSIMTSCWLDKADERPTFEELAVTVQDLLYELQ; the protein is encoded by the exons ATGTCAGAAAATATACTGGAAGAAATCTTCATTAAACGATctcagcagaagaagaagacctcTCCTTTGAACTACAAGGAGAGGTGGTTTGTTCTCACCCAGGACAAAGTAGCCTACTATGATTTTGATCTGGACAAAGGG AAGCGAAAAGGTTTGAGAGGATCAGTCGACCTCGAGAAGATCAAGTGTGTAGAGACGGTCCAGCCTGAGCCCAACGCCCCACAAGAGCGCATGTATGCATTCCAG ATCGTTTATGATGAGGGGCCACTCTACATCTTTGCAAAGACTGAGGATGTTCGGGCTCAGTGGATAAAGAAGCTGAAAGAAA TGGTGCGCTTCAACAAGGATCTCATGCAGAAGTATCATCCTTGTTCCTGGATGGATGGGGTGTGGCTGTGCTGCCAACAAGAAGTTAAACAAGCCATGGGTTGCAAGGTGCTGGACAGTAAGAACG GCTTTACATCTAAACCGTCTCGGCGTAGGGGATCCAGGAAACCTCTTCCTCCTACTCCAACAGAG GAGAAGCCTGGTCGGCCTTTACCTCCACAGCCTCCTGAGCCACCTGCCCCCTCTGTAGGCATGACTGTCATAGCAGAGTACAGTTACACACCCATGACGCCCCAAGACCTGGAGCTGAGGAAGGACGAGGAGTACACCATCCTGGAGATGTCTGATTCAAACTGGTGGAGAGCCACAGACAAATATGg aaaGGAAGGATATATACCTAGTAATTATGTTGTGGAAGCAGAAAATGGACTTGAAAGATTTGA ctgGTATTGCAAAAATATGAACCGTAGCCAGGCAGAGAAGCTGTTAAGGACTGAG AACAAAGACGGGGGCTTCTTGGTACGGGACTCGAGCAAGGCCGGGAAATACACCGTGTCTTTGTTCAGTAAGGGTGGCGG ggaaACTGGTGGAAGCTGCCGACATTATAACATCTGCACCGCCCCACAGGGCCAGTTTTACCTGGCAGAGAAGCATAATTTCAACTCCATCCCAGAGCTTATCAACTACCACCAGCACAATGCAGCAG GTATGGTAAGCAGGCTGAAATACATTGTAACTAACCGGGCGCGGCCTCCATCAACAGCTGGGCTTGGCTATG GTGTGTGGGAGATTGACCCCCGTTACCTCACCTTCATCAAGGAGCTGGGCACTGGTCAGTTTGGAGTGGTGAAGTATGGGAAGTGGCAAGGTCAGCATGATGTTGCCATTAAGATGATTAAAGAGGGCTCCATGTCTGAAGATGATTTCATAGAAGAAGCCAAAATCATGAT GAAACTTCGCCATGAGAACCTGGTCCAGCTGTACGGCGTGTGCACCAAACAGAGGCCCATTTATATAGTGACTGAGTTCCTTTCCAATGGCTGCCTGCTGACGTACCTCAGGGAGGGCCTGAAGCAGCACCCAACAGCTGTCCAGCTCCTAGAGATGTGTAAAGACGTCTCTGAGGGCATGGCCTATCTTGAGTCGAAGCAGTACATCCACAGAGACCTG GCTGCCAGGAACTGTTTAGTAGATGGCAATGGCACTGTCAAAGTCACTGACTTTGGACTATCAAG GTATGTCTTAGATGATGAGTACACAAGCTCAGCAGGTTCCAAGTTTCCTGTTCGCTGGTCTCCTCCTGAGGTCCTCCTCTACTGCAAATTCAGCAGCAAGTCAGACATATGGGCATATG GGGTTCTTATGTGGGAGGTGTACACTTTGGGACGACTTCCGTATGAACGCCTTAACAACACCGAAATAGTGGATCAGGTGTCCCGGGGCCTGCGCCTCTTCCGCCCCCAGCTGGCCAATGAAAAGGTCTACAGCATTATGACAAGCTGTTGGCTTGAT aaagcAGATGAGAGACCCACCTTTGAGGAGCTGGCAGTGACTGTTCAGGATTTGCTGTACGAGCTCCAGTAG
- the rpl36a gene encoding large ribosomal subunit protein eL42: protein MVNVPKTRRTYCKKCKKHQPHKVTQYKKGKDSLYAQGKRRYDRKQSGYGGQTKPIFRKKAKTTKKIVLRLECVEPNCRSKRMLAIKRCKHFELGGDKKRKGQVIQF, encoded by the exons ATG GTGAACGTCCCGAAGACGCGCAGGACCTACTGCAAGAAGTGCAAGAAGCACCAACCCCACAAAGTAACCCAGTACAAGAAGGGAAAGGACTCCCTCTATGCACAGG GTAAGAGGAGATACGACAGAAAGCAGAGTGGGTATGGTGGTCAGACAAAGCCCATTTTTAGGAAGAAG GCTAAGACCACAAAGAAGATTGTGTTGAGGCTTGAGTGTGTGGAGCCCAACTGCAGATCCAAGAGAATGCTGGCCATCAAGAGATGCAAGCACTTCGAGTTGGGTGGTGACAAG
- the timm8a gene encoding mitochondrial import inner membrane translocase subunit Tim8 A, with product MDGQGATADPQLQHFIEIESQKQRFQQLVHQMTEVCWEKCMDKPGPKLDSRTEVCFVNCVERFIDTSQFILNRLEQTQKSRGSFSDTMLD from the exons ATGGACGGCCAGGGAGCGACAGCCGACCCTCAGCTCCAGCACTTCATCGAAATCGAGTCTCAAAAGCAAAGATTTCAGCAGCTGGTGCATCAAATGACGGAGGTTTGCTGG GAGAAATGTATGGATAAACCCGGGCCAAAGCTGGACTCCAGGACAGAAGTGTGCTTCGTTAACTGCGTGGAGCGATTTATTGACACCAGCCAGTTTATCCTAAACAGACTAGAACAGACTCAGAAGAGCAGGGGCTCTTTCTCTGACACCATGTTAGACTAA